A single genomic interval of Psychroserpens sp. NJDZ02 harbors:
- a CDS encoding PAAR domain-containing protein, whose protein sequence is MPGPAATLGSMHVCPMLNPGTPPPPHVGGPVVGPGVPTVLIGGKPAAVMGDLCTCIGPPDTIVMGEGTVLIGGKPAATVGSLTAHGGQVTQGEPTVLIGTGVSPATTVMPIHKIPFPTINPTLKVIASITGRRSQLNEAIARQEALREEAETNGYLSLLDFSI, encoded by the coding sequence ATGCCAGGACCAGCAGCAACACTAGGAAGTATGCATGTATGCCCAATGTTAAACCCGGGAACTCCGCCTCCACCTCATGTTGGAGGTCCAGTAGTTGGACCAGGTGTACCAACCGTACTAATTGGAGGTAAACCTGCAGCAGTAATGGGTGACTTATGTACCTGTATTGGACCACCTGACACTATAGTTATGGGGGAAGGTACCGTTTTAATAGGCGGAAAACCAGCAGCAACCGTAGGTAGCTTAACAGCGCATGGTGGACAAGTAACGCAAGGCGAACCAACCGTATTAATTGGTACTGGTGTTAGCCCAGCAACAACTGTTATGCCTATTCATAAAATACCATTTCCAACAATTAATCCTACTCTAAAGGTTATCGCTTCCATTACAGGTCGAAGAAGTCAATTAAATGAGGCTATAGCTAGGCAGGAGGCACTTCGTGAAGAGGCGGAAACAAATGGGTATTTAAGTTTATTAGATTTTAGCATATAA
- a CDS encoding TIGR02594 family protein: protein MSLKKVSYPILPSDRELSNKTTVEKELSQEELNERYYGHNNSFGFYPIGRLSSWHGGIHIERSNCVRAIADGRIIAYRFAEDYLLEKDTQRKYSNSFILVQHNYESPGKQKNKDEESTKQKLRFYSLYMHLMPKKELEKNNGKNIPDLYAKYTAKVTGKAQQKGLRLRSGTDLETVTIRGEKVKRGKVKHVLPKGTEVTYDLNSATKKIRTKEEGHILGVSFSDDHWIYQHKTTYTPVYYKGDHDLFMATSGDRVKNLKDGTLVINIEEDIIPTSEKGAIVRKKPNSTSDFIRVEKKENDLGEIEIVDNEWIKIKGKEEYILKKDLKIKKTLKNDIILNSVKNVDTSIKAGDTIGVPAQYSFEKQNTYNCVHLEVFTDDNEVDNFLKNHVGDDNQTTIEIPKGKTLQIAKPCNFLKKDTKVKILEIKDNYTQIGFEAVTKDVNENLINFKKDRKTKIDNKNKSEYTEVLNFEELNTLFDNALPPLTKNTNGEHESRLFYKNYISIIDGVREIFTTYNSYNQHKISEKKKIENKKKLNKPYSEFIEYREITYIPKENKKYWVDNTEVVGTKDTWITLTKDIKNYYEEEPKKTDTDIITSEKITARKISTTKDSKDLDWYNVQGKGKQKTNKGWIKKSDLTFINPYNWLDESYGWEVFEDPDNNYFYHFGEPFTDSTPKTFVNKVWEKLKKYDDDKNNLLTENELNNAMQKDTAVKDLSRLICKHFNEWDTNNKIADFNTEIDKVYEKGVNLATETKKTKLEEARDAKKVLLEEKINNLCFWDQITDGDVAETDQHYNGKEKPKEKRTFPADSSNIYHFHPIAFVEHMKLITPPTTPLWMKFAKEEIGTKALKVGHNPRISEYFNASTNGKGWNDDTNWCGAFVSWCVKQAGYEPPKFSARAAMWQFWKQIDSPIYGAIAVRDNGPNDPVDTTNPVPKKRTYGGDGHVTIVVGISTDGNYYYCLGGNQGGEKKARHVKISKYHKDKIDWFVVPPEYTPSESEHTLKVMKDTDDIEILDESNTRN from the coding sequence ATGAGTCTTAAAAAAGTATCATATCCAATATTGCCATCAGATAGAGAACTATCTAACAAAACTACTGTAGAAAAAGAATTAAGTCAAGAAGAATTAAACGAACGTTATTATGGACATAACAACAGTTTTGGCTTTTACCCAATAGGACGTTTAAGCTCTTGGCATGGAGGAATACACATAGAAAGATCTAATTGTGTTCGTGCCATTGCAGATGGTCGAATCATAGCTTACAGGTTTGCAGAAGATTATTTATTAGAAAAAGACACCCAAAGAAAGTATTCTAATAGTTTCATACTCGTCCAACATAATTACGAAAGTCCAGGTAAGCAAAAAAATAAAGATGAAGAATCTACTAAGCAAAAACTCCGGTTTTATAGCTTATATATGCACTTGATGCCAAAGAAGGAATTAGAAAAAAATAATGGTAAAAACATTCCGGATTTATATGCAAAATATACAGCAAAAGTTACAGGTAAGGCACAACAAAAAGGATTACGTTTAAGATCAGGAACTGATTTAGAAACAGTAACTATAAGAGGTGAAAAAGTAAAAAGAGGAAAGGTTAAGCACGTTTTACCTAAAGGTACAGAAGTTACTTACGATCTTAACTCTGCTACCAAAAAAATACGCACTAAAGAAGAAGGTCATATCTTAGGAGTTTCTTTTTCTGACGATCATTGGATATACCAACATAAAACAACTTATACTCCTGTATATTATAAGGGAGATCATGACCTTTTTATGGCTACTTCAGGTGACAGAGTTAAAAATTTAAAAGACGGTACTTTAGTAATTAATATTGAGGAAGATATTATACCTACATCAGAAAAGGGAGCTATTGTAAGAAAAAAACCAAATAGTACAAGTGATTTTATTAGAGTTGAAAAAAAAGAAAATGATTTAGGAGAAATAGAAATAGTAGATAATGAGTGGATAAAAATTAAAGGTAAAGAAGAATACATCCTAAAAAAAGATTTAAAAATAAAAAAAACCTTAAAAAATGACATTATTTTAAATAGTGTAAAAAATGTAGACACATCAATTAAAGCTGGAGATACAATTGGTGTACCAGCTCAATATTCTTTTGAAAAGCAAAACACATACAATTGTGTCCATTTAGAAGTTTTTACAGATGATAATGAAGTTGATAATTTTTTAAAAAATCATGTTGGTGACGATAATCAGACAACTATAGAAATTCCTAAAGGAAAAACTCTACAGATTGCAAAGCCTTGTAATTTTTTAAAAAAAGACACCAAGGTTAAAATATTAGAAATCAAAGACAATTACACCCAAATAGGTTTTGAAGCAGTAACCAAAGACGTAAATGAAAATTTAATTAATTTTAAAAAAGATAGGAAGACAAAAATTGATAACAAAAACAAATCTGAATATACAGAAGTTTTAAATTTTGAGGAACTAAACACGTTATTTGATAATGCATTACCTCCATTAACAAAAAACACCAATGGCGAACACGAGTCTAGACTATTCTATAAAAACTATATTTCTATAATTGATGGCGTAAGAGAGATTTTTACGACATATAACTCATACAACCAACATAAAATATCAGAGAAAAAAAAGATAGAAAACAAAAAAAAACTGAATAAACCCTATTCTGAATTTATAGAATATAGAGAAATAACTTACATCCCAAAAGAAAACAAAAAATATTGGGTTGATAATACTGAGGTAGTAGGTACCAAAGACACTTGGATTACTCTAACAAAAGATATTAAAAATTATTACGAAGAAGAACCTAAAAAAACAGATACAGATATAATAACGTCCGAAAAAATAACTGCACGTAAAATATCTACTACAAAAGACAGTAAAGATTTAGACTGGTATAATGTACAAGGTAAAGGAAAACAAAAAACAAATAAAGGTTGGATTAAAAAAAGTGATTTAACATTTATCAATCCTTACAATTGGTTAGATGAAAGTTATGGTTGGGAAGTTTTTGAAGACCCTGACAATAACTATTTTTATCATTTTGGCGAACCTTTCACAGATAGTACACCTAAAACATTTGTTAATAAAGTATGGGAAAAGTTAAAAAAATACGATGATGACAAAAACAACCTCCTAACAGAAAACGAATTAAATAATGCAATGCAAAAAGATACTGCTGTAAAGGATTTAAGTAGACTTATTTGTAAACATTTTAATGAGTGGGATACTAACAATAAAATCGCTGATTTTAACACAGAAATAGACAAAGTTTACGAAAAAGGAGTAAATTTAGCTACAGAAACAAAAAAAACAAAATTAGAAGAAGCACGGGATGCTAAAAAAGTATTGTTAGAAGAAAAAATTAATAATCTTTGTTTTTGGGATCAAATAACGGATGGTGATGTAGCAGAAACTGACCAACATTATAACGGAAAAGAAAAACCAAAAGAAAAAAGAACCTTCCCTGCTGATAGTTCTAATATTTATCATTTTCATCCAATTGCTTTTGTGGAACATATGAAGTTGATTACCCCGCCGACTACACCACTATGGATGAAATTTGCTAAAGAAGAAATAGGAACTAAAGCTTTAAAAGTTGGTCATAATCCTCGAATCTCTGAGTATTTTAATGCATCTACTAATGGAAAGGGTTGGAATGATGATACTAATTGGTGTGGTGCATTTGTTAGTTGGTGTGTTAAACAAGCAGGTTATGAACCTCCTAAGTTTTCTGCAAGAGCTGCTATGTGGCAATTTTGGAAGCAGATAGATTCTCCGATATATGGAGCAATTGCTGTAAGAGACAATGGACCAAATGACCCTGTTGACACAACTAATCCTGTACCAAAGAAAAGAACATATGGAGGTGATGGTCATGTTACGATTGTTGTTGGAATTAGTACTGATGGTAATTATTATTACTGTCTTGGAGGGAATCAGGGAGGAGAAAAAAAAGCACGTCATGTGAAAATTTCAAAATATCATAAAGATAAAATTGACTGGTTTGTTGTTCCGCCAGAATATACACCTAGCGAATCAGAACATACTTTGAAAGTTATGAAAGATACTGATGATATAGAGATACTTGATGAAAGTAATACTAGAAACTAA
- a CDS encoding DUF5991 domain-containing protein, with translation MGISKIVKLIFFFLIIKSVISCKEITKKEDKIITGNSIVLSETKEENTHQSKEYSQDKSINYDKKQNVNEAVNKIKEFYLSCYGYEGERKDEDNLWKKFTTNRFYQKTKELNSEDNYVLDYDPFIYGQDYYREVIRKTLKIKVIPNKKNEFEVSLNHFELENEKPTKVILYLVKEGDTYLIDAINSDKLLNLEQINKFSEKYQNIKEEEKKNQTIAKADNRNYQIEDYIGSYSYFYDMGKLDEIASMTIDYSFDIKKNDISFSGQGYKTNFDDLCEAKINNGVLEIYYKETIEGNTYNSNRTQPLFKIYKKGNDFYAISSFIKDGKEIKLKGD, from the coding sequence ATGGGAATAAGTAAAATAGTGAAATTAATCTTCTTTTTTTTAATCATAAAAAGTGTTATCTCTTGTAAAGAAATAACTAAAAAAGAAGATAAGATTATTACTGGTAATTCAATCGTGTTATCAGAAACAAAAGAAGAAAATACTCATCAAAGTAAAGAGTATTCACAAGATAAGTCGATTAATTATGATAAAAAACAAAATGTTAATGAGGCAGTTAACAAAATTAAAGAATTCTATCTTTCTTGTTATGGCTATGAGGGAGAGAGAAAAGATGAAGATAATTTGTGGAAAAAATTTACAACAAATAGGTTTTATCAGAAAACTAAAGAATTGAATAGCGAAGATAATTATGTTCTAGATTATGACCCTTTCATATATGGACAAGATTATTATAGAGAAGTAATAAGAAAGACTCTGAAAATTAAAGTGATTCCAAACAAAAAAAATGAATTTGAAGTGAGTTTGAATCACTTTGAACTTGAAAATGAAAAACCAACTAAAGTTATTTTATACCTAGTAAAAGAAGGAGATACTTATTTGATTGATGCTATAAATAGTGACAAACTTCTAAATTTAGAACAAATAAATAAATTTAGTGAGAAGTATCAAAACATTAAAGAAGAGGAAAAAAAAAATCAAACCATTGCTAAAGCTGATAATAGAAACTATCAAATAGAAGATTATATAGGTTCTTACTCTTATTTTTATGACATGGGTAAATTAGATGAAATTGCATCTATGACAATTGATTATTCCTTTGATATTAAAAAGAATGATATTTCCTTTTCTGGACAAGGTTATAAGACGAATTTTGATGATTTATGTGAAGCAAAAATCAATAATGGTGTTTTAGAAATTTACTACAAAGAGACTATAGAAGGTAATACATACAATAGTAATAGAACACAACCTTTATTTAAGATATATAAAAAAGGAAATGATTTTTATGCTATAAGTTCATTTATAAAAGATGGTAAAGAAATTAAGTTAAAGGGAGATTAA
- a CDS encoding SH3 domain-containing protein: MVFAQVETYLNVRSAPISSRTIIAKAYPKHGLQVLKVLEGWVKVSFNGSEGYVSSDYVK, encoded by the coding sequence ATGGTTTTTGCCCAAGTAGAAACGTATTTAAATGTGCGTTCAGCACCTATTTCTAGTAGGACTATTATAGCAAAAGCATACCCAAAACATGGTTTACAAGTATTAAAAGTTTTAGAAGGTTGGGTTAAAGTAAGTTTTAATGGTTCAGAAGGTTATGTTAGTAGTGATTATGTAAAGTAA